The region AAAAACTGAACAAGCATCCACAGATCGCAGGTTCACGATCGAGATCATGTAAAAAAGACCGAGGTGGCCAAGTCATCGTCATTTCATGCCTGTCATGAAGGGCCATCTTCATTTTTACGATGTATCTAGCTTCCACAAATAAAGGCACTGTTCTTGCTCACCTCCTCGTAACTATAATCGTGGAAGTGAAGGTTGTTCTCATGGAGCAAGAAAGCAAAGCTGTTGAAAGCCGTCGTGAGCTAAAATCTCGCAATACCTCTTGGGCACAGCTTCTTGCTAAAAAGCTGGCGGGCTCTCATATTTCACCCAACCAGATTTCGGTGATGAGCGTCTTTTTCGCTGGTGTAAGCTTGGCCGCCTATTATGCCAGCGAATTCACCGACAGTCGCTGGTACTTAATCCTTGCTGCTGTGGGCATCCAAATGCGTCTTATTTGTAATCTGATGGATGGAATGGTTGCCATCGAATTTAATAAAAAATCTAAAGTCGGCGATCTTTATAACGAGATCCCCGATCGCATTGGAGATGCCTTGATTATTCTTGGCGTTGGTCTTTATTTACGAAACACAGTTTACGGATTAACTCTGGCTTGGGCGAATATCTTTATGGCCACGCTGACAGCCTACGTGCGTGTTCTTGGTGCTTCGCTCGGGAAAGGCCATAAATTCATAGGCCCCATGGCAAAGCAGCACCGGATGTTTTTGTTAACCGTGGCCACGGTTCTTGAAACCGTGATCCCGGGATATCCCCTTTATATCGCTCTTGCCATCATGGCGATCGGATTGATTATTACGAATGCCCGCAGAATAACTGGCATCGCAAAAGCTTTGGAGGAAAAATAATGACACCCTCGATTTCCATAGCACTCATCTCCTTGTATTCGACGTTGGCTTTGGTGACATCGGCATTTGGTTTGGTTCGCCTTATGAAAGGCCCGGGCAAGCTGATTTCCGAGTTGATCGAACGCACCCTTTCTTGGTGGGTGATTCTGACAGTGGCAACAGTGTGTTTGTTTTTAAACGATTCTATTGCGACCGTAAGTTTAATGGCACTTTCTTTTTTTGCGTTTCACGAAATCATCTCCAAGTTTGATTTACCACCCGAACACAAACGCGTTCTTAGAATTTCGTATTGCGCGATTCCGCTGCAATATGCGTTGGCGTACTTTAATCAATTCGATTTGTTCTTAGCCTTCATTCCTGTATTTGGATTTTTCTGTTTAAGTTTGCGCAGTGTTGCCACTGGTAAGACCGAAAATATCTCGAAAGCCATGGGTGTGCTGCACTGGTCACTGATGATGACTGTTTTCACCTTCTCCCATATTGCTTTGCTCTACAAACATCCCATCAGTGGATTGCCCCTTGAAAATAGATTTTCATTAGTTCTGTTTTTGCTTGTGACGACGGAGCTTAACGATGTCTTTCAATTTACTTGGGGAAAATTATTGGGTAAACGCAAAATCGTTCCAGAAGTTTCGCCTAAGAAAACCTTGGAAGGATTTTTAGGCGGAGTGATTTCTACGATGGTCCTTGCTTGGTCCATGTCGTCGTTTATTGGTGTGACAACGATGAATGCGTTGCTTTATGGTCTGCTGATCTCTGTAACCGGTTTTTTGGGCGACATCACCATTTCCGCCGTCAAGCGAGACTTACAAATCAAAGATCTGGGCTCATCAATTCCTGGTCACGGCGGCTTGCTAGACCGCGTGGATTCTTTGGCACTGACAGCTGTCGTCTTTTTCTACGCGCTCAAATTTTTGCAATAGAAACTCACAGGCCGACCATCGCGTTGTTTGAAAAACGAACAGCCTAATGAGTTTCTTTGCTGATATGTGGAGCAAGTGCTGACTGCAGTTGTTTCACGATTGCCGGATTTCCAGCAATGATTGAATTTTTGTAGGGATTGTATTTATCACCCCGATATGTGGTTACAATTCCGCCCGCTTCTTCAACTAATAATATTCCAGCTGCCGCGTCCCAAGGCTGAATGTTGCGCTCCCAGAATCCATCGAATACTCCGCGAGCCACTTGCGCCAAATCATAAGCCGCAGCACCAGGACGACGAACTCCACGCACATTACGAACCAAATCGGTGAAAATTTTTAACTGTTCTGAAATCACATGTTCGTGCTCTGCCACAAAGCCTGTTGCCAGCAAGGCATCTTGCAGCTTTTCATTTTTCGCACAATGAATTCTGCGACCGTTTACAAACGCACCCTCGCCACGAATCGCCGTATAGGTTTCGTTCAACATGGGCA is a window of Bdellovibrio sp. SKB1291214 DNA encoding:
- a CDS encoding inositol monophosphatase family protein — encoded protein: MESSVKSRDWKQVLGTAIKAVSLGREVLLNYFGNLEHIEHKFQAGLVSEADKESERVISDYLKKNFPDIEFLGEESYAAGAKVQWETAGEKGRWILDPLDGTTNYIHRFPIFCISLGLEINGQIQLAVIDVPMLNETYTAIRGEGAFVNGRRIHCAKNEKLQDALLATGFVAEHEHVISEQLKIFTDLVRNVRGVRRPGAAAYDLAQVARGVFDGFWERNIQPWDAAAGILLVEEAGGIVTTYRGDKYNPYKNSIIAGNPAIVKQLQSALAPHISKETH
- a CDS encoding phosphatidate cytidylyltransferase, with protein sequence MTPSISIALISLYSTLALVTSAFGLVRLMKGPGKLISELIERTLSWWVILTVATVCLFLNDSIATVSLMALSFFAFHEIISKFDLPPEHKRVLRISYCAIPLQYALAYFNQFDLFLAFIPVFGFFCLSLRSVATGKTENISKAMGVLHWSLMMTVFTFSHIALLYKHPISGLPLENRFSLVLFLLVTTELNDVFQFTWGKLLGKRKIVPEVSPKKTLEGFLGGVISTMVLAWSMSSFIGVTTMNALLYGLLISVTGFLGDITISAVKRDLQIKDLGSSIPGHGGLLDRVDSLALTAVVFFYALKFLQ
- a CDS encoding CDP-alcohol phosphatidyltransferase family protein — its product is MEQESKAVESRRELKSRNTSWAQLLAKKLAGSHISPNQISVMSVFFAGVSLAAYYASEFTDSRWYLILAAVGIQMRLICNLMDGMVAIEFNKKSKVGDLYNEIPDRIGDALIILGVGLYLRNTVYGLTLAWANIFMATLTAYVRVLGASLGKGHKFIGPMAKQHRMFLLTVATVLETVIPGYPLYIALAIMAIGLIITNARRITGIAKALEEK